The following coding sequences are from one Sulfurirhabdus autotrophica window:
- a CDS encoding helix-turn-helix domain-containing protein codes for MKNDLSPEHIATLDRLRHAVEAKVITQTQIASAIGVDQSQVSRILAGQLIRASSNVQKLCKFANQLAVFGMHDPRRNTLLMDALSSVWDGSPEHATAIANVILSLRTFKEVAR; via the coding sequence ATGAAAAATGATTTATCTCCCGAACATATTGCAACCCTTGATCGGCTACGCCACGCAGTCGAAGCAAAGGTGATTACGCAAACCCAGATTGCAAGCGCCATTGGTGTTGATCAGTCCCAAGTTTCAAGAATCCTCGCAGGCCAGTTAATCCGGGCCTCGTCAAATGTTCAGAAATTATGCAAATTTGCAAATCAGCTCGCTGTATTCGGTATGCACGATCCCCGTCGGAATACGCTGCTGATGGATGCGCTCAGTTCCGTGTGGGATGGGAGTCCTGAACATGCAACCGCTATCGCCAACGTTATCCTGAGTTTACGCACATTTAAGGAGGTCGCACGATGA
- a CDS encoding TniQ family protein: MMQQHKAHVSFFPMPQSDELLDSVVYRYHQLAGHASPRQTFNELFGKFCQVVPKLMTNHTSHLLAKVPPHLFKERQDILAKHLLLPALHRIFGENHIKQAILNTESGARFGTDRIYYCCHTLLLQHSLQCCPLCIQEEQNEMGFAYWHRSHQLHGVATCHKHGCDLIQNCPYCGRQARHPRSMELPESHCLGCGKRWLPTYSFSESVNRLANLAYVTCNSGKMEGTDLVLFAKVVSAITGGNTAAACNDMEASYGSAYFKSIYQKEKDVRGDWLKDAFHREKFNRGEFGPWTLRFRRYSDLLMAVDNLFGSWADFDRYAVNYRKTAA; this comes from the coding sequence ATGATGCAGCAACACAAAGCACACGTAAGTTTCTTTCCCATGCCGCAATCGGATGAGTTGCTCGATAGTGTGGTCTACCGTTACCACCAACTTGCGGGTCATGCTTCTCCCCGTCAGACATTTAATGAGCTATTCGGCAAATTTTGCCAAGTAGTACCCAAGTTGATGACTAATCATACTAGCCATTTGCTAGCCAAGGTTCCACCACATTTATTCAAGGAAAGGCAGGATATTTTGGCTAAACACTTGCTTTTGCCTGCACTACACAGGATTTTCGGTGAAAACCATATTAAACAAGCAATATTAAATACCGAAAGCGGCGCTCGATTTGGAACTGATCGGATTTATTACTGCTGTCACACTTTGCTGCTACAGCATTCACTTCAATGCTGTCCATTATGTATTCAAGAAGAACAAAATGAGATGGGCTTCGCATACTGGCATCGTAGCCACCAATTGCACGGAGTGGCAACCTGCCACAAGCATGGCTGCGATCTGATCCAGAATTGTCCGTATTGCGGGCGTCAGGCACGCCATCCGCGTAGCATGGAGCTGCCAGAAAGCCATTGTCTAGGTTGCGGTAAGCGCTGGCTACCTACGTACAGTTTTTCAGAGTCGGTGAACCGATTGGCAAATCTGGCTTATGTCACTTGTAACAGTGGAAAAATGGAAGGGACAGACCTGGTTTTATTTGCAAAAGTGGTGTCAGCTATCACGGGAGGCAACACAGCAGCAGCATGCAATGATATGGAGGCAAGCTATGGCTCTGCATATTTTAAGTCAATTTACCAGAAAGAGAAGGATGTCCGTGGTGACTGGCTAAAGGATGCATTTCATCGGGAAAAGTTTAATCGCGGCGAGTTTGGTCCATGGACACTCAGATTCAGGCGTTATTCCGATCTTTTGATGGCGGTTGATAACTTGTTTGGGTCATGGGCGGACTTCGACCGCTATGCTGTAAATTATCGCAAGACAGCAGCGTAA
- a CDS encoding mobile mystery protein A, giving the protein MNTQKLRQHQVDKHLEPFRQLARRRVPTGGWLKTIRLALGLTLRQQAKRCNIAFPTLHSTEHSEAEDRITLGQLRKMAAALDCELVYALVPSKPLSEITETQAEKIAQEEVFSVAHSMALENQRPTDTFLAEQIESRKRELLTGKWSKLWG; this is encoded by the coding sequence ATGAACACTCAAAAACTTCGGCAGCACCAAGTAGATAAACATTTAGAGCCATTTAGACAGTTGGCGAGAAGACGCGTGCCTACTGGAGGATGGCTTAAAACAATCCGGCTTGCATTAGGGCTGACTCTTAGGCAGCAAGCCAAGCGCTGCAATATCGCGTTTCCAACTTTACATAGCACAGAGCATTCGGAAGCTGAGGACAGAATCACCTTGGGACAGCTTCGCAAAATGGCTGCGGCCCTAGATTGTGAATTGGTTTACGCCCTGGTGCCTAGCAAGCCACTTAGTGAAATCACTGAAACCCAAGCCGAGAAAATTGCGCAAGAAGAAGTGTTTAGCGTCGCTCATTCGATGGCACTGGAAAATCAACGGCCAACGGATACTTTTCTTGCCGAACAGATTGAGTCTCGAAAACGAGAGTTGCTCACAGGGAAGTGGTCCAAACTCTGGGGCTGA
- a CDS encoding helix-turn-helix domain-containing protein produces the protein MRISAAQFDIPTIQATWQAFETMTGIRPIYDETDYDHMVIFMNVLLDTIGDSETHPLSGLLDLVSDLVSNYEQKQFAIELVEPKEALRFLMEARGLKQEDLSAIVPQSNLSTILAGKRKISASLAGKLGKFFGISPAVFVPVST, from the coding sequence ATGCGTATATCAGCAGCTCAGTTTGATATCCCGACTATTCAGGCAACCTGGCAAGCTTTTGAAACAATGACAGGCATTCGGCCAATTTACGATGAAACCGACTACGATCACATGGTTATTTTCATGAATGTTTTGTTGGATACCATAGGTGATAGCGAAACTCATCCTCTGTCCGGGTTGCTGGACCTTGTGAGTGATCTCGTTTCGAATTATGAACAAAAACAATTCGCCATTGAACTCGTTGAACCTAAAGAAGCTCTACGGTTTTTGATGGAGGCGCGCGGCCTAAAACAAGAAGACCTGTCAGCGATTGTTCCCCAGAGTAATCTATCGACCATACTGGCAGGAAAACGGAAAATTAGCGCATCTCTTGCTGGTAAGCTGGGTAAATTCTTCGGGATCAGCCCAGCCGTATTTGTACCAGTCTCTACATAA
- a CDS encoding helix-turn-helix transcriptional regulator translates to MNYALKFANQLTPQLRSFRKAHGLTQAQLAKMLGVNQSRIAVIEKNPGVLSVDQLFRVLSALEVEILLQDKRARILTEGTDPNSMNSGTINPLDNESW, encoded by the coding sequence ATGAACTATGCACTCAAATTTGCTAACCAGCTTACGCCGCAATTGCGTTCATTCCGCAAAGCACATGGGCTTACACAAGCCCAGCTTGCTAAAATGCTCGGTGTGAATCAATCACGAATAGCCGTCATTGAGAAGAACCCCGGTGTGCTAAGTGTCGACCAGCTTTTTCGGGTGCTGTCCGCGTTGGAAGTTGAAATTTTACTACAAGATAAGCGTGCACGAATTTTGACCGAAGGGACTGATCCCAATTCAATGAATTCAGGCACTATAAATCCTCTGGATAATGAGTCATGGTGA
- a CDS encoding type II toxin-antitoxin system MqsA family antitoxin — translation MKCPICGAAELIHDTRYLPYTYMSESTIIAAVTGDFCPACAESVLDAAESDRVMREMRAYLKSK, via the coding sequence ATGAAATGTCCTATTTGCGGCGCGGCGGAACTAATACACGACACGCGCTACCTGCCCTACACTTACATGAGCGAAAGCACTATTATTGCGGCGGTGACAGGCGACTTCTGCCCTGCGTGTGCCGAGTCAGTGCTGGACGCGGCGGAATCGGATCGCGTCATGCGTGAAATGCGCGCATACTTAAAATCAAAATGA